The Oryzias melastigma strain HK-1 linkage group LG15, ASM292280v2, whole genome shotgun sequence genome includes the window GCCCGTTCTTTACAGCCTCATGCCCAGAGGGGGCGCCACTTCTCGGTCCATTCACAGCACAGGTTTACGTGGAAACAAGGAAAAAgccttttaaaacattttgttgtctgtaaattaaaaagattatgataaagtgttttttttaattaatctttttaagAACTGCTACgtctttcctttgttttgtattttttttctttttttaagaggattttttttaaagatgaaagaaCTGCTATATTATTTACTTTAGTGTGAGTGGAAAGTCAAACTacacttcatattttttttatttaagaagttAAATAAACCAGTAAAAATGAGTGCAGTGTTCACTCGTTCATCGCAGGTTTATTTTCTCTTCTCCTTCAAAATCGTCTGGTgttaacagtttaaaagttacagtaaatcaaagaacataaacactggaggttTAATTCGAGTAAACCGTTTGTGGTAGTGGATAAATGTCTGTAGTGCTCTTCACATTCCACCCTGAAGAAGTTTAGATAAGAGTGTTTTATGAGCCAGAATATTCCAGATGAAACGTTTATCTGCtcctccccccacccccacgcAGTCGCCTTCAGGATCTACGACATGGACAAGGACGGCTACATCTCCAACGGCGAGCTCTTTCAGGTGCTGAAGATGATGGTGGGGAACAacctgaaggacacacagctgcagcagatcgtGGACAAAACCATCATAAACGCAGACAAGGACGGAGACGGCAGGATATCCTTCGAAGAGTTCTGTGCGGTGAGTCTGCTGAGCTCACGTCCTCCCAAAAACCAGAACAGAGCTGGCTTTACTGCTGCGTTTCCTAATTTAGGACCAAAGCTAGTCGTTTCTGCCACAAAAGGACGTTCTCCTTTTAGAGCCTCATCTCACGTTCTGACAGCAAGAGCTGCATTTTAGCTCTAGCTGCTTCTCCACACCTTTGGTCCAGAGTGGCTCTATTTTCAAGAAGAACTGTCCTGTCAGATCAAGaatatttttctgtgattttcgTGTCCCTTTGAATGATATTCTGACACACAGCAGTCCTGGACTACAAGAACCAGattgttttagcatttagcaCCCAACACACATGTCAGCGATATCCAAAGGCAGTTTtgaaactattatgggatgCCCACAAACCTAcagcttggtggccattttgtggcaaattgTAAAACGtgacaattttcacattttcccacaaCCTTTTGTTCAAGTCAACTTAAGGAAATTTTACACACTTGCAGTCAGGTTAGGTCTCCGGTCTACAACCACAAgcaaagtttcattgacctcTGGAATTTTTACTTTCTACAACTATAAACTCCTCCTATGGATTTCAATCCATCGCCTCCAAACTTCTAGAGCAGGATCttcaacctgaggctctggagctacatgcagctcttttaccctccacagtggctctctggctaaagctaaaaaaaataatagtaatttttaaaagtaagggttGCTAACTTCGCATTGATTAAATTTATTTTCGTTACATTTACGGCTGAGGTGGACCTAGAAGATAAACTGTAGTGGTTTTATATCCCTGCTGACATAACTAGGCTTTGTTTGCTCTgtgcttcctccagaatacacagattacAAATACTAGGCAACACTTTGGTTAAAAATCTGATCTTTCTAGTTGCTGAGTTTATTTTAggactttaaagtacattttatattataatACTTTTCTAGTGGAtcattaaccaatcatgtttcatgtttacaCTCCAGTTAAAAGCAGTAGTAAGTTGGAAAAAAGGAATGAGAAGTCACCAAATTAAcctaacaagagaaaatgtcgTTTTTGTCTCCTGTTGTTTAGGAACACGCTTCacttgaatgttcctgtttgggacaggaagtcttttatttaggGGTAAAAGCAGCATTGTGGGGGCAAGAGGGCAAGTTATGCTTGTGGGCCAAATCTGGCAACATTTACTTTACCTGCAGCAAAAGAACATTAAGTTTACCAAAAATCCCACATTGTagtaaagcataaaaatatttcaaaaatgcagTCAATGATAAAATCCACAGTTGTATTTGATAAAATCTGAAGATCTTCACTAGTAAATGTGTCTACAAGCTAAATAAATGTGATTCTTGACTTTCACAATAAAGCAGGAACTCCATGTTGAAACATAAGTATTTTCAGtattctttaaagttttatgtgtatttaaaggaaacaaagtGAAAGTCCTCAACTAACAAGTGCTTGTTGTCCGCCCGCgtctctcctgcaggtggttgGAGGTCTCGATATACACAAAAAGATGGTGGTGGACGTGTGAGCGCCGCCTGCTTGCCGAGCCCCCCCCCCGGTCCTCGCCCTCGACACTTGCGTTCTCCACCATCTCTGAAGATCTGCTCAAGACGAAAACGCTCTCCGTGTTAACTCCATGGAAGtattctctctctgtctctctgtgacgcCACCTTTCGTTTCCAAGACGCCTCTCCAAGCCAACGCCGAAGTGTTATCGGACCAGCAACCCTCCTCACCCCGGTCACGGCGCTTTCAGAGACTGAAGGACACCCATTAGTCATCTGCAGGAGCATCTCCACTTTGGGATGAGAGGGAGGAAAGGGGGCGCTGTGAAGAGGCTGCTTCattgtccattatttttttttctgtttttcaggggggggttaaatattttttttgtatttattttctttttgttggtcttttataaagaaaacataagTATATCCACGGTTGTCTTGTGAGGGGGGGGGTGTAGTGTAGGGTATGAAGTGCCAACCAGAACATATCCGGTCCTCGCCATCCAACCCGACGACGAGTCAAACCCcgaaaaatcaaacatttcaagatCGAATTAGAAAAACAGCAAGTGAGGCGTCACTAATGCAAAACGTTTTTGACATCCAGCTTCTCTATGGATCAGGGCGAGCTCACATCgtaggaggagggagggggtcaCTGTCCGTACACCCTCTCCCCCCTCCTCCATCGCCACCGTGGCTCTGTTACCTTTCAAGCAAAACTCTAAAAGACCACCGCTTCCCTCCTTCCCCCGATCGGGTTTCAAACCGTCACACACGGATTGCTCCGTCGTCGCCCCCCCCTTCTTCCCTTGATCCCAAAGCTCTGCACGGCTTGGGCCTCCCTGTGCTTGCATGACAtggaattatatattttattttttgttgtgcatgtagatcaatttttttgaaataatCCTCTTGTTTACACATGGATGGTGATGTTAATATATTTAAGAATTTAACGGTATACAATATGGATGTTGCCAAACTTTGGTAAATGTACACATATTATTATGGGAGGTGATCCAAATGAACTGAACTACATGTAACTTTTGTATTTACCCGGGTCAGCGACATGCTTCGATTCCAGTCACAGTTGCATATCTGATCCTGTCTCAAACTGCCACACTGTACTCAGCTTAAAGGGGAAATccgatttttctttctttttttttgttttgttttctttcttttgtatATAAGTATTTGTTAAATGCAGTTCTGGCTCTCTGTTCTCTGTATAGTTCAGGCCGCGCTTTAGTTTGTAAGTGCTACTTTTTCTCTGAGGGACTTTAGGTTTGAGCGGGGAAATCGGAAAAAGATTTGAGTTGAAGaaccttttgttttcctttttctgcatGCTGCATCTTATGCTGTGGGACTGTTGGAAACTTGATACTGtatgaaaatgaaatcaaatttaaataaactttgaaaTGTTGTAAGTACCACGATTCTGTTGTAACTTGTGCAGCATCTAAATCAGGGCATTAatcaactgttttattttctgttcagGTGCATTTTACGGCTTTGATAAATTCCATAGACTAGTATTTTAGTTTGAATGACTAATATACTttagcattcttttttttttttttttaatcatttttcccATATTTTGGGCTTTAACATGTTTAGCGTTAATTCAGCTTTAATTAGCCCATTTAGGAATAATTGTGCTCTAATTGGCATCGTTTGTGCTCTAACTAGCATGTTTTGCCGTAATTATGCTTTAGCACATGTAGGAATAATTATGCTTTAGTATGTTTAGTGTTTGTGTGCTAACTAGCACATTTGGCATTATTTATAGTTTAATTAGCATGTTTAGAATTAATACTTTAACTAGCTTTGTGCTTCAATTAGGCACATTTGGACTTAATTTGTGTGCTTTAACTAGCACATTTAGCAACAATTATGCAGCTATTATGTTTAACATTAATTGGCATGTTTTGCATTATTTGTCCTTTAACAACTTTTGCGTGTTTGATATTTTAATCAGCATTATTTGccctttaacttgttttttatattttgtgcattaaTTAGcatgtttaggttttttttgggtagtttatttattttatttaaagagttaGTAAGGTTTCATCATTAGTTTTCATTATCAGCTATAAACAGTTTAAGTGTTATACATTATTTATTGtcatcttttagtttttagcagTCTGTCCTGCTGAAGGAAAGTcatccaggaaaaaaaaggatgcagGAATGTTTTCTTTCGATTTATTTACAAACATGTCATCTGAAGTCCATCTCTCATGAAAACTGCAGATCAAAAAGCAAACTTTTGACCCCCACAGGTATGAAAGTAGAAGACTCCTCCCCTTTGTGAAGGTTACTACAGGAACCAGCCAATCACGGCTCAGAATCGCTCGGCGGTCCTGCTGGCCACAGCTCTGATGTTCCCGTAGACCTTTGAAGGTGGACTTCCTGTGGGGGTGAGAGGGGGGCGTGGAAAGGTCACATGCTTGTTCTCAGAACATCAGACGGCATCAGTTATTACAGGGGAAGTCCGTCCTACCTAAGATTAAATTGCATATCGCTGTCCGGGCCATCTTGATATTCTGGAAAGAAcctaaaatgtggatttttctgAGAGAGGAGAAAGAGGGAGGAGTTAGCCTAACAGCTCCGCCCCGATGCGCCTCCTGCTGTGACACTCACGTGTCTGCGAGTACGATGCGAGTCTTTGTGACGTTTTCGATGGTGAATTTGGTTTTTCCTCCCTTCCCTGCGATTCTCCCGATGGCTCTGGACAGGTGGTCGCCCTTCAGTGGCTTCACTGCAGAAACACCGGCAGAACTTTTAGGCCCGAGTTGGGCGGCAAACGCAGCACTGGCGTACCATGATCTTACCGTCTGTCACATCAAAGCTTTCCAGGAAAAGCTCGTCTAATCTGATGAGCGCCATGGCGTCCTGGAAGAGGAAGGTCAGGGTGTGAGGGACTCTCCAAATAAACACCTTTTCACTAAAACTCGTGTCTGGACTCACATCAACCTGGAATCCGAGAACGAAGGCTTTAACGAAATCTGCAGCTTTGGTGAGCGCGGCGATGTCCTGCGTCTCTTTACACGTCTGacggagaggggaggggttacAACAAGAACAGAACAGGAAGCAGCGGAGCGCAAGAAGGAAACTCACTTTGATTTCCACATTTCTGGTTTTGAGGTTAAACCTGACTTGAAGCTGCAGGTTCTCCACAATGGGAGTGAAGATCTTCAGCCAGTTATCCTTCAGCGGCGTGTACCTGTGAGCCGGGACGGCGATTTTCCGCATCTCGTCAGGaccctgaaacacaaacagaacagtCGAAGATTTGagctcaactttttttttttttacaatgaaagTCTTTTCTAATCCTTTTTTCCCAATagaattcaaaaaaaaaaaaaaaaaaaaaaagacgctgAATACAGTCGGGCACATCTATGGGCAGCTCAGTGTTGTTACCGTGGCAACAGCCATGGAAAGGTGAACTGTGTAATTCTGCCCTGCTTCTCCTGTAAAAGCTGAGCAAATATCTTTCAAAAACTCCTGGATATGATctgatggcagaaaaaaaaaaaaagcggagaaaatgatccaaacttGGTTTAGTCGCAGCATTCTAGAGATCCATGAAGGCCCACCGAtgaactgtgatgtttttcACATGCTCTTCTAgcattattttagcatttttaaatgaaaagaatacatgtttttttggattaaaatcAACGTTTGTCTCTGAAGTTTGCTGCTAATCTATATTATCATCTCAAACGTCAGCCAGAATCCATGAAGACAGGAGGAGATGCTGCTCGTTCCAGGAGGTTTTCACGTGGATACAAAAGCTTCTGGggcttttggagaaaaaaaggttaGGCTGTTTGTAAAGGAATGTAAACATAATCAACCTTTGGGATTCTCTGCATTCAGGataaattcacaagaaaaactcaaacatgaacTGCTGATCAGAGAAAATGGGAGTGAAACCTTTTATTCTTAATCCAGaatctatttttgattttaaagtttactttttagacTTGAgtgatttacaatttaaaaagtaggCCTCTGCTCTTGTTTAAGCCTTCCTTAAATTAAATCAAGGAGTCTTCACAtattacagattaaaaaaaaatgtttttaaggacCTCTGAGTAGATATGAAATCACAGAATACAATCATCAACAATCACAGAAAAGAGTAAAtcgtgttaaaaaaatgcatttttaatcaacAGTTTTGTTCCCATAACTcatttgttgtgattttatgGAAATTCTTGACTGTAGACAAATCATTTAGTTGCAACACGTCCAAATTGCAATCAAGAATCTCAGCGCAggaaatgaaatgtaaaaatttacCACAtctagaaaagaaaagagatcTAAAGCTTCCTTTATCACCATCCAAGGACATTTATTTATCCAATAGTTTGATTGAAATGTCaacatttgttcaaaagctTATTGTTAACTTCTTAAGTTAAATAGCATGGCATTGTCATTTTAAATGGTTCTAACACTAAACAAAATACAGTGGAAAACGCAGAATCAAATCTTTTTCAGTGCATTAAATAATATCCACAGGAAATTGATAAAGCATAttgaaaatgtgacattttttgctGCACATGTTCATCAATATtgcagtttttgttcaaaagcaaaATCAAATGTGGTTCTTTGTAGTTCAATAAATAATGTTCAAACACTAAAAGTGATTACACATTGACAGCTTTTAAAGGGCTAAACATTAGTatgtaaaacaaatacaagaagCCACACATGCGCCATCTGCTGTCCATAAGAAGATACTGCAGGAATGATTTATGGGGCCACATCAAATGTCAGGTACACTTGACAGTTACTGTTTACAGTATACtatgttttgaaactgaaagagGAATTTTAAAATTGCAATTAATATAAACTAATTGACTCAtagcataaattattttttacaaacgtgacacaatttcaaaaatgttaacagtTAAATGTATTAATGTATCCTAGCTTTAAATTGATATAAAGATATGGCTGTACAGAATATTTAAGAATATAAAAAGAGCtagacattaaaaatatttgttgtagTGCGGTGCAAGAAAATAATATCgggaaataaaaactgtaaatgcgTGTTGGTATCGCCCATCCCTGTTTCATACAGTATTACTGTGCGCATGCGCAAAGCATCACAAGATTTAAAGGGACAGaactttggaaaaataaacGTGTTAAGACAGCCTCAGGTTGGCATTTTACCCGACAGGATAAATGTAAACACGTTATAAATACCCGTAGTTTGTCGGCTGAGATGGGTGGGAAATGCGGGCGTTTATTTGGCTCCTCGACCTCCATGGTGCCTCCGTCTGGCTCTAATTTCCTCTTCTGGCTCTTCTTTGACTTCACCTTCGTAAACGATTCCGCGTCGTCGCGCTTCTCTGGAGCCGCGGCTCCGTTTTCGCTGGCGtccatagcaaaaaaaatgtctttaaaagttaGATTTAAGCTGTTAAGAGTGGAGCGGACTGAACGGAGAGACGCACGAGATCGCCCTCGTGCGCTGAAAAGGACCGTAAGGGTGGCCTCGTTGATGCCTGAAAGAAAATAGTTTCACAAGGTGTGTCCGAAAGTACAGTTTAAATCTCACGGATACACTATTTCATTTGCTAAAATCAAATAcgagtaaaaataaatgtttataaaggtgttttaattgtaatttattcGAAACATCGGGAGGGGTGTCAGGCATATTTGTGGGCAACTATAAATTCAGGAACCAACGTTGATATATTTTGGTAGATATTTGTAGCGCAAATTTCTTGTTGGTATTCGATGTTTGCTTGGGTTTATTCGCTTAAATCGTAGTTCTTTGCTTCGGTGAACATGTCGTCTTCGTTGTCAAAGCCCCAGATCATCGCGCATGCTCACACGAGTCTGAACTTCACCGTGTTCGACTGTAAGTGGATCCCCTGCAGCGCCAAGTTCGTGTGTTTGGGCAACTTTCCGAGAGGAACCGGGGTGGTCCAGATCCACGAGCTGCAGCACGGAGAGTTGCAGCTTGTTAAAGAGGTGCAGTGATGTAATCATATCGaagtttttaatctttaagGGTTTCTTGCTTGTAGCCATGGCAACTGCCAACAAACACACGGAGTGCTGAAAATCCAATAACCTGTGATGTGTTTCAGCTCGAGAAACCTAAACCTATAAAGTGCGGCACGTTTGGGGCCTCCTCTCTGCAGACCAGACATATAGCAACCGGGGACTTCGATGGAAATCTGAATATCTGGTATTTTGCTCCTGCAAAAGTTAATAATTGTGAAACAGTGTGGCCTAACTGGGTTTTTCTGAGGTGATGTTGTGACTGATTTATCATCTACAGGAATCTTGAGGCTGCTGATGTCCCTGTGTACTCTGTGAAGGCCCATAAGGAAATAGTGAACAGTATAGACGGCGTTGGAGGTCTGGGAATCGGAGAAGGCGCTCCTGAGATAGTGACCGGAAGCAGAGATGGTAAAGGCCATGGATGTTAGACACAGCTAGGACAGCAAAAGTGGATCTGAGGTTCTGTTGGGTTTTTACAGGAACAGTTAAAGTTTGGGATCCCAGACAGAGAGACTCGCCTGTGGCCAACATGGAGCCGATGGAGGGGGAAACCAAGAGGGACTGCTGGACTGTTGCCTTTGGTAAGTTGAAATTTTCTCAAGACCAAAAAGATGTGAAGTTACAGCAAAGTCCCtgtttaaacatgtaaaaaaaaaaaaaaaagcaatttgatCTCCTTTggagttttacttttttgtttttattgcagacttgattatttttcagttttctattCTCATATAAATGCACTGCAGCTAATGCGTTCCCATGACaacaaacactattttttttaagtcccactcaCTCCGATCATCATTTGATttggtctttaattatgatgatgcaatttttagctaatattaaaaaaaatctgtgtcattATTTAGGACAtgctttctgcagagcagcagttcattacaaattcacctcttgagttgtgggcggggcttttggtGCAAAGCTCTTCCAGtcaagcttacagcccctcacaaccccaaactaacattaccgtgcaacaaaaatggtgaacagttttggagctatccagccgtaaagtttagatccagattccagctcagatgaggaagaccaacatggatctgtttgtctgcaagtggatgcatcagaatggagcaaagcagggGGCTTTGAACATCAGCTGGTTCACCCTTGAATGAACCAACTTAACGGTTTTGAagtgttaaagtttttaaattttggagCTTCTGGTTCAAGTACCAAAACAGATGTTTGTCCTGAAAAAAATGCACCTGAGTGTACACAATTCTCATCACAAccaggtttgttttttgttaatcaaaatgatcattttagttgtttttgggTTGTGTTTGTGACAGCCTTTGACACCATGAATTTTtgatgatgtgtttttattcgtGAACTgctttcataaaataatttcaggTCACGCCTTCAACCAAGAGGACCGATGCGTTTGTGCCGGCTACGACAACGGAGACGTCAAACTGTTTGACCTGAGGAACATGTCTGTGCGATGGGAGACCAACATTAAGAACGGGGTGAACTGATGACTGATAATAAATGGGCTTTGAATTGGTTTACGTTCTGACTGTGATCATGTTGGTCTGCATGGCTCTCAGGTTTGCTGTGTGGAGTTCGACAGGAAAGATATCAACATGAACAAGCTGGTGGCCACGTCTCTGGAGGGCAGATTCCACGTCTTTGACATGAGGACGCAGCACCCCACCAAAGGCTTTGCCTCGGTTTCTGAAAAGGTAATAAACCTTTGGGGACTTGATCCAAAGAGAGACGACATCCCCCTGAAAACAGCAGTCATCAGTGTGAACAGATCTGTTTTGCTGCAAATGTCTTGAAGTTCACTCTGCTCACAAAGGAGctgcaaatatttgtttttgtgctcaGCTGGAAGATCAGCTTTGGGTCTCATGGTTTTACCCAAGtcaatgatttatttcaaacaaaagtgaatATTTAATTCACAAACgttacattttttagaataattctattttagcaaacattatttataattctctcttttttaattattaattttacatattgattttacatttgtttggtATTTTTAGCACACCTTTTGTAAATAAAGGTGTAAAATATGCTTGAAATGTACTCAATTCATTTAACATTTGGCggttttcttaatatattttgGGACTGAACATGAAACTACATCTCCCTACAGAAAAGTGAGGAGCTGTTTCTGCATTCCTAGCATCTTAGTatgtttttccaatttaaagtatttttttttgcattatttatttaaagtggatattgttttttttctataattgcGATATTTCTGACGTGTTCCTGTGGAAGCATGTCCTCCTGAaggtttaaagggtaaccaaacagggaagttggaggctgactccacccacatctgaaatgtgaaaatccagtcagtcaaaggggcggggcttggagcaggactgttatcattgctggagctgcagatcatgaagcCTGACTtctgaataatcacaaaattcaactgtaatacctcaattcaacctgtagggggcagcacacagaagGTTTTTGagtatattttcaagaattaaacaagtttatttgaatgaattaaaaaaattgctatGACCAACAGGCATAACTTTTAAACCCCCATTTACAGAGGTCAgcagtcaaaaaaaaagttgatttagggtttattTACCCTTTAACTGCATCATAGTGAAGTCATCATGAATCAGATCAGTGCAGATCATAAAAGATTCCACGAGtttcatttgatgttttaaagaaacacaccGTTGTTGGAGAGACTGAAAGGTCCAGAAACTGAAATTCATCTTTATGCTTTTAGGCTCACAAATCAACCATCTGGCAGGTGAAACATTTACCTCAGAATAGAGACGTCTTCATGACGACCGGCGGGGCGGGCAACCTGCATCTGTGGAAGTAGTAAGTCTTTCATTATTTCTGCTGTCAAGAactacttttaatttttctaataatttgataatgtttatttttcagtgaGTATCCAGCTCAAAGAAGCGAGAAGGATTCTGAGGGCGTGGCAGGGGGCGTGGCCGGCTCACTCAGCCTCCTGCAGAACGTCACCCTGGCCACCCAGCCGATCGCCAGCCTGGACTGGAGCCCTGACAAGCAGGGTCTGTGCGTGTGCTCGGCTTTTGACCAGTCGGTGCGTGTGCTCATCGTCACCAAGCTCAACACGGTGTGAGGCGGTGCCGGACAGAACCTGGACCAAATGTGCCTCGCAGAATTTGACTGTGTGGTACTGGAGCGAAGATTGAATTTCTGCTGTCTTTAGTTAAGCTGTTATTTATCCTCTCAGACTGGATTTGTTCAAAGGTaacgtttttattaaaatttaaaatcttttggaaaaaaaagaaaaatagttttcttctGTATGCTGTCATTACCAAATACTGATACATGCATCtgcagcaccctctagtggctgttgctagatttaaaaaaaaaaacagaaaaatcccactTGAAGTTAAGATGCACTCCCTGCAAAACTATGCAAGAAAATGTGActtgtacacaaaaaaatacaatttttagcttaattttctttatgcgtgtcctccatcatcaaaaaaatgccacaaaaacatattttatcacAGTAGATCTAAAAAGATAGACagctttattaatccatttgggacgtgcccgcagggaaattaaagaaaatgcaaatgcatgttgaaaatgtcaacatttgtttatttatatacatgttttcatttatattttgggatttttttttgttttttggggcttTTATTCACAGAGATCCGCCCGTTAGCTGTGGACGGGGCCTAATGAAGCCAGTCCTTCACTGCTTTCCTAGTCAAACCATCAAAGTGGGTTAGTGTTGAGATCGACATATCACAGTAGTCGGCTTGATAAGTTTCAGCAGAGCAAACAAGTTTAAAACCTTCACCCATCATTCCTGGAGCTTCAGGATTTGGTCAGAAGCCACAACGCTCTGCCCTGGGTCCACATCAACACCCAAATAACCAACGGATTCCCCTGGGATCACTAGATGGATGAGCACTTCATCCACAGTTGTTCATCACGTCCTTGTCAATGAAGAACCTGTTGCACTTGGTAAGCTGACAGAATGACTCAAAGACCTTCAGACTCTTCCCCATTCCTCTCACCAGTACCAGATCATCCCTGAAAGCCAGGGAGGCGATCCTACTTCCATCCCAACAAAACCCTCGACTCTTCTCCTCCAATGCCTGGATCCGGGGGTCCATGGGCCCCGCCTGCTTAACTCCAACCGTCATGATTCCACTACTACCAATCGTAGTGAAGTCCACGTCTGAGTTGTGGATGAGCTCAGTTACATGTCTGTCCAACTGTCTCTGCTCCAAAGCACACATGCTTATGAGAGATGGAGTCAAAGGCCTTCGCAAAGTCGACTTTGTTTGTCAACTGGCAGCTCCTCAAGTACCCCATGATTCCACTAAGAATCCTGCTCTACTGGTTTAGTGACATCACCCATGTAAAGACTTTAAGCCCTAACTGCAGCCTTCAACACATCTGAAGGTGCAATGACTAGTCTGCTTCAGACACACATCccaagtttttaagtttcacatcTTTGCATTTCTTGGGCGATGTCTGGAGTCCAtaactaggaaaaaaaacactttatagacaagactttttttgggtattttcttcattttattgtctttgttttgaataCAGCTAATCATGcaagatttcattaaaaaaagctaacattttcTGCTGGATCACACAGTTTTAATAGAGATCACGTCTAGACTGAGTAAAGTACAAAACATGAGCGTCCTCTGCAGGCTTCAGTTATAAACCATATCATCTTTGGTGAGACAGAAATAAAagtatacaagaaaaaaaacaaaaaggaaaacaagacaTGCAAAACTTCATTTAAAAGGGTCGAGAAAAAGGTTTTAACACAACTAACTATAAGTAAC containing:
- the pno1 gene encoding RNA-binding protein PNO1, with translation MDASENGAAAPEKRDDAESFTKVKSKKSQKRKLEPDGGTMEVEEPNKRPHFPPISADKLRGPDEMRKIAVPAHRYTPLKDNWLKIFTPIVENLQLQVRFNLKTRNVEIKTCKETQDIAALTKAADFVKAFVLGFQVDDAMALIRLDELFLESFDVTDVKPLKGDHLSRAIGRIAGKGGKTKFTIENVTKTRIVLADTKIHILGSFQNIKMARTAICNLILGSPPSKVYGNIRAVASRTAERF
- the wdr92 gene encoding WD repeat-containing protein 92; translation: MSSSLSKPQIIAHAHTSLNFTVFDCKWIPCSAKFVCLGNFPRGTGVVQIHELQHGELQLVKELEKPKPIKCGTFGASSLQTRHIATGDFDGNLNIWNLEAADVPVYSVKAHKEIVNSIDGVGGLGIGEGAPEIVTGSRDGTVKVWDPRQRDSPVANMEPMEGETKRDCWTVAFGHAFNQEDRCVCAGYDNGDVKLFDLRNMSVRWETNIKNGVCCVEFDRKDINMNKLVATSLEGRFHVFDMRTQHPTKGFASVSEKAHKSTIWQVKHLPQNRDVFMTTGGAGNLHLWKYEYPAQRSEKDSEGVAGGVAGSLSLLQNVTLATQPIASLDWSPDKQGLCVCSAFDQSVRVLIVTKLNTV